From the Desulfovibrio sp. JY genome, one window contains:
- a CDS encoding iron-containing alcohol dehydrogenase — protein sequence MRISKFAIPEIIFGRGSIVHLASCAKRLGGRRVLLVSDQGLVAAGWVDRIMDILRDNGLEWVYYDAVNSNPRDYQIHEGAEIYARERADVIIAVGGGSPMDAAKGIATIVGNGGRISDYEGANRIMRPLPPMIFMPTTAGSGSDISQFCIITDVERQVKMSIISRSLVPNISIIDPLVLLTKSEHLIIASAIDAFAHAVESYLSLLASPFTEVQALKAMRLIMRNLPAALADRSIEALENLSIAATSAGMSFSNAGLGIGHSLAHSLGGMFDVLHGLVHPILLPPVMRYNLPTSLDKLATIGRIVCGPRMCSSEYIALAGINWLERFYADLGVPVRLRDILPDKGCLETIARTAVNDACTLTNPRPVTWESLLGICQEAW from the coding sequence ATGCGGATCAGCAAATTCGCCATTCCAGAGATTATTTTCGGCCGGGGCAGCATCGTCCACCTGGCTTCCTGCGCCAAGCGCCTGGGCGGGCGCCGGGTGCTGCTCGTCAGCGACCAGGGGCTGGTCGCGGCCGGCTGGGTCGACCGGATCATGGACATCCTGCGCGATAACGGCCTCGAATGGGTCTACTACGACGCTGTCAATTCCAATCCGCGCGATTATCAGATCCATGAAGGCGCGGAGATCTACGCCCGCGAGCGGGCCGACGTCATCATCGCCGTGGGCGGCGGCAGCCCCATGGACGCGGCCAAGGGCATCGCCACCATCGTCGGCAACGGCGGCCGCATCAGCGACTACGAAGGGGCCAACCGCATCATGCGGCCCCTGCCCCCCATGATCTTCATGCCGACCACGGCCGGGTCGGGCTCGGACATTTCCCAGTTCTGCATCATCACCGACGTCGAGCGCCAGGTGAAGATGTCCATCATCAGCCGGTCGCTGGTGCCCAACATCTCCATCATCGACCCCCTGGTCCTTTTGACCAAAAGCGAACACCTCATCATCGCCTCGGCCATCGACGCCTTCGCCCACGCCGTGGAATCCTACCTGTCGCTTCTGGCCTCGCCCTTTACCGAGGTGCAGGCCCTAAAAGCCATGCGCCTTATCATGCGCAACCTGCCGGCCGCCCTGGCCGACCGCTCCATCGAGGCCCTGGAAAACCTGAGCATCGCCGCCACCTCGGCCGGCATGTCCTTTTCCAACGCCGGGCTCGGCATCGGCCATTCCCTGGCCCATTCGCTCGGCGGCATGTTCGACGTGCTCCACGGCCTGGTCCACCCCATTCTCCTGCCGCCGGTCATGCGCTACAACCTCCCGACAAGCCTGGATAAGCTGGCCACCATCGGCCGCATTGTCTGCGGCCCGCGCATGTGTTCCTCGGAATACATCGCCCTGGCCGGCATCAACTGGCTGGAGCGCTTCTACGCCGACCTCGGCGTGCCGGTGCGCCTGCGGGACATCCTGCCCGACAAGGGCTGCCTGGAAACCATCGCCCGCACGGCGGTCAACGACGCCTGCACCCTGACCAACCCCCGCCCCGTCACCTGGGAGTCGCTCCTCGGCATCTGCCAGGAGGCCTGGTAA
- a CDS encoding PAS domain-containing protein, with product MPWRAPSLEDLIGIEHSKLGFFQELRQTIEALKDANAQSAQRRREIAAILDGITDIMMVLTPDLRILSVNHVFRQVFPDPAPEGKFCYEIFRGEDRPCPNCPAQKSFTTGDICRETAIFKINGKNIQFEMVASPIHHPDDPEQHILVFKRDVTREKEYQAKFYQAEKMATIGMLATGVAHEVNNPLTAIFGFAEGLRRRLPALREKVDPTVVDDVEDYVTTILQECRRCQDIVTTLLTFSRHRTVSFSPVSLNAVVEDTLKLLRSHLRQRNQAKITVRTELCEHLPMVSGDEHQIKQVMLNLLVNAMDAIVGPGHIVITTFQEGSGAVCLSVEDSGCGIPAENMDKLFEPFFTTKRAGKGIGIGLSTCMTIVDKHQGEIAVKSKPGEGSVFTVKLPVNTDKIS from the coding sequence ATGCCCTGGCGGGCGCCGTCCCTTGAGGATCTCATCGGCATCGAGCACAGCAAACTCGGTTTTTTCCAGGAGCTGCGCCAGACCATCGAGGCCCTCAAGGACGCCAATGCCCAGTCCGCCCAGCGCCGTCGCGAGATAGCCGCCATCCTCGACGGCATCACCGACATCATGATGGTGCTCACCCCGGACCTGCGCATCCTGTCGGTCAACCACGTCTTTCGCCAGGTGTTTCCCGATCCCGCGCCGGAAGGGAAATTCTGCTACGAGATCTTTCGCGGCGAGGACCGGCCCTGTCCGAACTGTCCGGCCCAAAAATCCTTCACCACCGGCGACATCTGCCGCGAAACCGCGATCTTCAAGATCAACGGCAAGAACATCCAGTTCGAGATGGTGGCCTCGCCCATCCACCACCCCGACGACCCCGAGCAGCATATCCTGGTCTTCAAGCGCGACGTGACCAGGGAAAAGGAATACCAGGCCAAGTTCTACCAGGCCGAGAAGATGGCCACCATCGGCATGCTGGCCACGGGCGTGGCCCACGAGGTCAACAACCCGCTGACCGCCATCTTCGGTTTCGCCGAGGGCCTGCGCCGCCGCCTGCCGGCCCTGCGCGAAAAGGTCGACCCGACCGTGGTGGACGACGTGGAGGACTACGTCACCACCATTTTGCAGGAGTGCCGCCGCTGCCAGGACATCGTCACCACGCTCCTCACCTTCAGCCGGCACAGGACCGTGAGCTTTTCCCCGGTGAGCTTAAACGCCGTGGTCGAGGACACGCTCAAGCTCCTGCGCAGCCATCTCCGGCAGCGCAACCAGGCCAAGATCACCGTGCGCACGGAACTGTGCGAACACCTGCCCATGGTTTCCGGCGACGAGCACCAGATCAAGCAGGTGATGCTCAATCTCCTGGTCAACGCCATGGACGCCATCGTCGGCCCCGGCCACATCGTCATCACCACCTTCCAGGAGGGTTCCGGCGCGGTGTGTCTGTCCGTGGAGGATTCCGGCTGCGGCATCCCCGCGGAAAATATGGACAAGCTTTTCGAACCCTTTTTCACCACCAAACGGGCCGGCAAGGGCATCGGCATCGGGCTTTCCACCTGCATGACCATCGTGGACAAACACCAGGGAGAGATTGCGGTCAAAAGCAAGCCCGGCGAGGGCTCGGTCTTCACCGTCAAACTTCCCGTCAACACGGACAAAATATCGTGA